From the genome of Tautonia marina, one region includes:
- a CDS encoding MaoC family dehydratase, with protein sequence MVGEAWESVSRTVTQAEISLFAGLSGDFNALHVDHEAARSGPFGQPVAHGLLGLAIASGLGTTAPRVETLAFLEIVSWSFRSPITIGDTIRVLTRVEALEPRARGRRGVVTWNRQVVNQRGEVVQEGQTRTLVRGRSTSVDEAGDSPSM encoded by the coding sequence GTGGTCGGAGAGGCTTGGGAGAGTGTCTCTCGGACAGTAACTCAGGCGGAAATCTCCCTTTTCGCGGGTCTCTCAGGTGACTTCAATGCACTGCATGTCGACCACGAGGCCGCTCGATCGGGGCCATTCGGGCAACCGGTTGCCCACGGGTTGCTGGGTCTTGCGATTGCCAGTGGACTTGGGACAACCGCCCCACGAGTCGAGACGCTTGCGTTCCTGGAAATTGTCTCATGGTCCTTTCGAAGTCCAATCACGATTGGCGACACCATTCGCGTGCTCACCCGAGTGGAGGCGCTGGAGCCCCGTGCCAGAGGCCGACGAGGAGTCGTGACCTGGAATCGCCAGGTTGTCAACCAGCGCGGCGAGGTGGTTCAGGAAGGACAAACGCGCACGCTCGTCCGGGGCCGTTCCACCTCGGTCGACGAGGCCGGCGATTCTCCCTCGATGTGA
- a CDS encoding HpcH/HpaI aldolase family protein, with protein MKPNPVKRALREGKPQVGTWLSLGSTFAARFLARTGLPWLTVDLEHTHTDIQTAALMFGAIADAGCTPLARVSCCRHDLIKSVLDCGAMGIVVPMVMTPEEAQIAVAACKYPPLGNRSLGGSLHALNYGTTAEKYYAGADEEILVVIQTEHIDAVERADEIYAVPGIDAIFVGPNDLAASLREAKGVAPTPERVEEVLLRIREAAARHDVPCGIHVKDPDDAQRRIDEGWRFIAVGSELSMMLQYATALADRFNQGEAASALANY; from the coding sequence GTGAAGCCGAATCCCGTCAAGCGAGCCCTTCGTGAAGGGAAGCCGCAGGTTGGTACCTGGTTATCCCTCGGGAGTACCTTTGCAGCTCGATTTCTGGCCCGAACTGGTCTTCCCTGGCTGACGGTTGACCTGGAGCATACCCACACCGACATCCAGACGGCCGCCTTGATGTTTGGCGCGATTGCTGATGCCGGCTGCACTCCGCTGGCACGCGTTTCCTGCTGTCGCCACGATCTCATCAAGTCGGTCCTCGATTGCGGTGCAATGGGGATCGTTGTGCCGATGGTGATGACTCCGGAGGAAGCTCAGATCGCCGTTGCTGCCTGCAAATATCCTCCGCTGGGGAATCGGTCGCTCGGTGGGTCGTTACATGCGCTTAACTACGGAACAACGGCCGAAAAATACTATGCGGGAGCCGACGAGGAAATCCTTGTCGTCATCCAAACCGAGCATATCGACGCGGTCGAGCGAGCCGACGAGATTTACGCTGTCCCCGGCATCGACGCGATCTTTGTCGGTCCCAACGACCTGGCAGCCTCGCTTCGAGAAGCCAAGGGAGTCGCCCCGACCCCTGAGCGTGTCGAGGAGGTCCTCCTCCGTATTCGCGAGGCTGCAGCGCGGCATGATGTCCCCTGCGGAATTCATGTCAAGGACCCAGACGACGCCCAGCGACGAATCGACGAGGGATGGCGGTTTATCGCCGTCGGAAGCGAACTCTCGATGATGCTCCAGTACGCGACCGCCCTGGCCGATCGCTTCAACCAGGGAGAGGCCGCGTCCGCTTTGGCGAACTATTAA
- a CDS encoding glycosyltransferase family 4 protein: MRITIVTETYFPQVNGVSRTLSQLVRVLKESGDAVQLIHPDYGTPNLAEGSSRVPSLRVPFYPDVRLPRPPYRGVCRSIQHFRPNLIHIATEATLGLAVLRYAVSNGLPVVSSFHTNFDQYSDHYRIGWARGLIWRYLRWFHNRTRETYVPSRATIENLNGHGFQNLVLWPRGVDANLFRPDRVGRESVRKALGFEADDVVISYVGRIAAEKNIDYLAEALSRSVHRCPRIRLLIVGDGPARPLIEARLGKMARFVGFRSGEDLADHYAASDLFAFASRTETFGNVVLEALASGLPAVVLADGGPAEIVLHGTTGLAIHPDAPPSTFSDALLALAEDAPLRRLLAENARDSARSQSWEQIMGTLRERYARIIEESVPAVIPVG; this comes from the coding sequence ATGCGGATCACGATCGTCACCGAGACCTATTTTCCGCAGGTGAATGGTGTCTCTCGGACCCTCTCACAGCTCGTGCGAGTCCTGAAGGAATCGGGCGATGCTGTGCAACTTATCCATCCCGATTATGGGACGCCCAACCTCGCCGAGGGTTCCTCTCGAGTTCCCTCTCTTCGGGTTCCGTTCTATCCGGATGTCCGACTTCCTCGCCCTCCGTATCGAGGGGTTTGTCGGTCGATCCAGCATTTTCGGCCCAACCTGATCCATATCGCGACCGAGGCGACCCTGGGACTGGCCGTCCTTCGATATGCCGTCTCAAACGGGCTTCCCGTGGTTTCCAGTTTCCACACCAATTTCGATCAGTACTCTGACCACTATCGAATCGGTTGGGCTCGAGGATTGATCTGGCGCTATCTCCGGTGGTTCCACAATCGGACGCGGGAAACCTATGTTCCGTCTCGAGCCACCATTGAGAATCTCAACGGACATGGCTTTCAAAATCTCGTCCTCTGGCCAAGAGGAGTCGACGCAAATCTCTTCCGTCCAGACCGGGTAGGTCGCGAGTCCGTCCGAAAGGCGTTGGGATTCGAGGCAGACGATGTGGTGATCTCGTATGTTGGACGGATTGCCGCCGAGAAAAATATCGACTACCTGGCCGAGGCTCTTTCAAGGTCTGTGCATCGTTGCCCTCGGATTCGCCTGCTGATCGTGGGTGACGGCCCTGCGCGTCCACTGATCGAGGCTCGACTGGGCAAGATGGCTCGCTTTGTCGGGTTCCGATCCGGCGAAGATCTGGCCGACCATTATGCCGCCTCGGATCTGTTTGCCTTTGCTAGTCGAACCGAAACCTTCGGGAACGTGGTCCTCGAAGCACTCGCTTCGGGCCTGCCGGCGGTCGTGCTCGCTGACGGTGGTCCGGCGGAGATCGTTCTACACGGCACGACCGGGCTGGCGATCCATCCCGATGCCCCACCCTCAACCTTTTCCGACGCCCTGCTTGCCCTGGCCGAGGATGCTCCCCTTCGCCGTCTTCTTGCCGAGAATGCTCGCGACTCTGCCCGATCCCAGAGTTGGGAGCAGATCATGGGCACGCTTCGCGAACGATACGCTCGGATCATCGAGGAGTCTGTGCCGGCGGTGATTCCCGTTGGCTGA
- a CDS encoding sensor histidine kinase gives MPEKTPTTYGPDRERQLAHLASSVGHHLINAFSAVVSNAEILKLSNPSDLESDPELAETVDVIVNVSVKASGVARRLIDFTRPSTQPLDQPVDPVMLLQEVIAAFSQTYPKVSWIIDCKPVACLNGDPAQLRSMFEYMILNSIEALHTTGGQIIIRSQFDEPEWTSLIIEDDGQGMDAVIQEQALEPFFSTKPGRLGIGLCLANSIWRRHGGTLSILSKPGQGTMLRMTYSSQRC, from the coding sequence ATGCCAGAGAAAACTCCCACGACCTACGGACCCGATCGCGAACGGCAACTCGCGCATCTTGCGTCGAGTGTGGGCCACCATCTCATCAACGCCTTCAGCGCGGTCGTCAGTAACGCCGAGATCCTCAAGCTCTCAAATCCTTCAGACCTCGAGTCTGATCCCGAGCTTGCAGAAACGGTGGATGTGATCGTCAACGTGTCGGTCAAGGCATCGGGAGTCGCACGTCGATTAATCGATTTCACTCGCCCCTCGACACAACCTCTCGATCAGCCGGTTGATCCGGTCATGCTCCTTCAGGAGGTCATCGCCGCATTCTCGCAAACCTACCCAAAGGTTTCCTGGATTATTGATTGCAAACCGGTTGCATGCCTGAATGGAGATCCGGCACAACTCCGATCGATGTTCGAGTACATGATTCTCAATTCGATCGAAGCACTCCATACTACGGGTGGGCAGATCATCATTCGATCGCAGTTCGATGAGCCCGAGTGGACGAGTTTGATTATCGAGGACGACGGGCAAGGCATGGATGCAGTGATTCAGGAGCAAGCGCTCGAACCGTTTTTCTCAACGAAACCAGGTCGCCTGGGTATTGGGCTCTGTCTGGCCAACAGTATTTGGCGTCGGCACGGGGGAACGCTCTCGATTCTCAGTAAGCCTGGTCAAGGGACGATGCTCCGCATGACCTATAGCAGTCAGCGCTGCTGA
- a CDS encoding ANTAR domain-containing response regulator yields the protein MKVLIADDDRKVGASLQQILSRMGYSVAAVAEDGQRAIEMCRRTLPDVAILDIEMPGLDGLSAARQIAQDPGTPVIILTAHGQPELVEAAIQEGAIQYLLKPVTGPALNAAIQMAVAKARELDQYKKRSEELEATLRDRKMIEKAKGIIMSRKNLTEAEAFRFLQRESQDRRIAMAKLAETIVHAHELI from the coding sequence ATGAAGGTACTCATCGCCGATGATGATCGGAAGGTGGGGGCAAGCCTCCAGCAAATTCTGAGCAGAATGGGATACAGCGTTGCCGCAGTGGCGGAGGATGGCCAGCGGGCAATCGAGATGTGCCGCCGCACGCTGCCCGATGTGGCAATCCTCGACATCGAAATGCCCGGTCTCGATGGGCTTTCTGCGGCCCGCCAGATTGCCCAGGATCCCGGAACTCCTGTCATTATTTTGACCGCTCACGGTCAACCCGAGCTGGTCGAGGCCGCCATTCAGGAAGGTGCCATTCAGTACCTGCTGAAACCGGTCACTGGCCCCGCCCTCAACGCAGCCATTCAGATGGCTGTCGCCAAGGCCCGGGAATTAGATCAATACAAAAAGCGCAGCGAAGAACTGGAAGCCACGCTTCGCGATCGAAAGATGATCGAAAAAGCCAAAGGCATTATCATGTCTCGGAAAAACTTGACCGAGGCTGAGGCCTTCCGGTTTTTGCAGCGTGAAAGTCAGGATCGCCGAATCGCAATGGCCAAGCTGGCCGAAACGATCGTTCATGCGCATGAGTTGATCTGA
- a CDS encoding phosphoenolpyruvate hydrolase family protein: MTRTKILERFRRKIASGQPIIGGGAGTGLSAKCAEAGGIDLIIIYNSGRFRMAGRGSLAGLMPYGDANAIVMEMAREVLPVVDHTPVLAGVCGTDPFRIMDRFLAEVRDAGFAGVQNFPTVGLIDGQFRRGLEETGMGYDKEVSMIARAHRLDLLTCPYVHDEHEAYAMASAGADVVVAHVGLTTKGLIGAQSALGIDEAIERVQVMADAAHSARDDVLVLCHGGPIAEPSDAAEVLTRTRGVVGFFGASSIERLPTEPAIIGQVQAFTALRLPES, from the coding sequence GTGACGCGGACGAAGATCCTGGAACGATTCCGACGGAAGATCGCCTCGGGCCAACCTATTATCGGTGGCGGCGCCGGGACCGGCCTGAGTGCCAAGTGCGCAGAGGCCGGAGGAATTGACCTGATCATCATCTACAATTCGGGACGTTTCCGGATGGCTGGACGCGGGAGCCTCGCGGGTCTGATGCCCTACGGCGATGCCAACGCGATCGTCATGGAAATGGCTCGCGAGGTTTTGCCGGTGGTTGATCACACCCCCGTCCTGGCGGGAGTCTGTGGGACTGATCCCTTCCGGATCATGGATCGATTTCTGGCCGAGGTTCGCGACGCCGGGTTCGCTGGGGTCCAGAACTTCCCGACCGTCGGATTGATCGATGGGCAATTTCGAAGGGGACTTGAAGAAACCGGAATGGGCTATGACAAGGAAGTCTCCATGATCGCGAGAGCCCATCGGCTCGACCTCCTGACCTGCCCTTATGTTCATGACGAGCACGAAGCTTACGCGATGGCCAGCGCTGGAGCCGACGTGGTGGTCGCACACGTTGGTCTCACCACGAAGGGGTTGATTGGAGCACAATCCGCCCTGGGAATCGACGAAGCAATCGAACGAGTTCAAGTCATGGCCGACGCGGCCCACTCGGCCCGAGACGATGTTCTCGTCCTCTGCCACGGAGGACCAATTGCCGAGCCATCCGACGCCGCTGAGGTGCTGACTCGAACCCGAGGAGTCGTTGGCTTTTTTGGGGCGAGTAGTATCGAGCGACTCCCGACCGAACCGGCGATCATCGGTCAGGTTCAGGCATTTACCGCGTTACGATTGCCCGAATCTTGA
- a CDS encoding Tm-1-like ATP-binding domain-containing protein produces the protein MAVLLIGTLDTKGRELAFLRDLLRSEGLKVLVIDAGSGDPGAIEADIPRDRVFEAAGSSLDAVHQHRDRGRAVSDAARGVSRLVGRLIEEDAVEGILGIGGSAGTTIGTAAMRAAPFGLPKIMVSTLASGQTRPYVGGSDLMMIPSIADLAGLNRITRRVLLNAAEAMVGMVRGHSTPDASEGSSDGPLITATMFGVTTPCVDRARARLEAQGAEVIVFHATGVGGQAMERLIQDRLVDGVLDLTTTELADELVGGVLSAGPDRLTAAVAAGVPQVVSVGALDMVNFGPLETVPERFRGRTFHVHNPTVTLMRTQARECQLIGQRMAQVLWDARVETVVLLPELGVSALDAPGQPFYDPEADEALFSALRDGLKDATHTRVESLPMHLNDPAFADTAVERLLAARGKVNK, from the coding sequence ATGGCGGTCCTCCTGATCGGCACACTCGACACGAAAGGTCGGGAACTTGCATTTCTCCGAGATCTCCTCCGATCTGAGGGTTTGAAGGTTCTGGTGATCGATGCCGGATCGGGTGATCCCGGAGCGATTGAAGCAGACATCCCCCGGGATCGAGTGTTTGAAGCCGCCGGTTCGTCACTCGACGCGGTGCATCAGCATCGAGATCGGGGCCGAGCGGTGTCCGATGCGGCTCGGGGGGTCTCTCGGCTGGTTGGTCGATTGATCGAGGAAGACGCTGTCGAGGGCATCCTTGGGATTGGAGGTTCGGCAGGAACCACCATCGGTACTGCAGCCATGCGGGCTGCCCCCTTTGGTCTGCCGAAGATCATGGTGAGTACCCTGGCCAGCGGACAAACCCGTCCCTATGTGGGCGGGAGCGATCTGATGATGATCCCATCGATCGCAGACCTCGCCGGTCTGAACCGAATCACCCGGCGCGTCCTGCTCAATGCCGCCGAGGCAATGGTCGGCATGGTCCGGGGGCACTCCACTCCAGATGCAAGTGAAGGATCATCGGATGGTCCGCTGATCACCGCCACCATGTTTGGTGTGACAACCCCCTGCGTCGATCGGGCTCGAGCCCGGCTCGAAGCCCAGGGGGCTGAGGTGATCGTCTTCCACGCGACCGGGGTGGGCGGGCAGGCGATGGAGCGATTAATCCAGGACCGGCTGGTCGACGGAGTGCTCGACCTCACCACGACCGAACTCGCCGATGAACTTGTCGGAGGCGTCCTCTCCGCAGGGCCCGATCGTCTGACCGCCGCAGTTGCCGCCGGTGTACCGCAAGTTGTCAGTGTCGGCGCACTCGATATGGTCAACTTCGGCCCTCTGGAAACGGTTCCCGAGCGTTTCCGTGGCCGAACGTTCCATGTTCATAATCCGACAGTCACCTTGATGCGCACTCAAGCTCGCGAGTGTCAATTGATCGGCCAACGAATGGCTCAGGTACTCTGGGATGCTCGAGTCGAAACAGTCGTATTGCTACCCGAACTCGGCGTTTCAGCGCTTGATGCTCCCGGTCAACCCTTCTACGACCCCGAGGCAGACGAAGCCCTGTTCTCGGCCCTCCGAGACGGATTGAAAGATGCGACTCACACGCGGGTTGAATCCCTCCCCATGCATCTCAACGATCCAGCATTCGCCGATACGGCTGTTGAACGACTTCTCGCTGCAAGAGGGAAGGTGAACAAGTGA